In Saccharomycodes ludwigii strain NBRC 1722 chromosome III, whole genome shotgun sequence, one DNA window encodes the following:
- the CCP1 gene encoding cytochrome-c peroxidase (similar to Saccharomyces cerevisiae YKR066C | CCP1 | Cytochrome c Peroxidase): MSANAIKYIIKKSQPASSSSSFYSRSLLKTFLYSSGTAAITSAAYYYYNNNNNNNNNNKRPTGKFGLGGTAVAAAAFTASTTDHLAAKEEDDHDYQQVYNAIAEKIREEDEYDNYIGYIPVLVRLAWHCSGTYSKDDHKGGSFGGTYRFPKEMNDPSNAGLQNAFKFIIPIKEEKFPWISYGDLFTLGGVVGIQEAGGPKIPWRSGRTDEPDRDVPDNGRLPDANTDSNYVRNFFHRLNFLDDKEIVAVCGAHCLGKTHYKNSGYEGPWGAATNIFTNEFFVNLLNENWKLETNKMGNKQYDSDKGYMMLPSDMALVQDDKFRKIVKAFADDQDYFFKVFSVGFTKILENGIDFPKENKPHYFKTLDEQDL, encoded by the coding sequence aTGTCTGCCAATgcaattaaatatattataaaaaagagCCAACCagcttcttcttcttcttctttttattctagaagtcttttaaaaacatttttgtaCTCTTCTGGCACCGCAGCAATTACTTCTGCAGCTTATTACtactataataataacaacaacaacaacaacaacaacaagagACCTACTGGTAAATTTGGTTTGGGTGGTACTGCTGTTGCCGCTGCCGCGTTTACTGCTTCCACTACAGACCATTTAGCTGCAAAAGAGGAAGATGATCATGATTATCAACAAGTTTATAATGCAATTGCTGAAAAGATCagagaagaagatgaatatgataattatatagGATACATTCCGGTTTTGGTCCGTTTAGCTTGGCATTGTTCGGGTACCTATTCAAAGGATGACCATAAGGGCGGTTCTTTCGGTGGTACCTACAGATTTCCTAAAGAAATGAACGATCCTTCGAATGCAGGCTTGCAAAATGcgtttaaatttataattccaattaaagaagaaaaattccCATGGATTTCATATGGGGATTTATTTACTCTTGGTGGTGTTGTTGGTATTCAAGAGGCTGGTGGGCCCAAAATTCCTTGGAGAAGTGGTAGAACTGATGAACCGGATAGGGATGTTCCAGATAATGGCAGATTACCTGATGCTAATACAGATTCCAATTATGTTCGTAACTTTTTTCATAGACTAAACTTTTTGGACGATAAAGAGATTGTTGCTGTATGTGGTGCTCATTGTTTGGGCAAGACccattataaaaattcagGATATGAAGGTCCATGGGGTGCTGCCACTAATATATTTACTAACGAATTCTTTGTTAATTTGTTGAATGAAAATTGGAAGTTGGAAACTAATAAAATGGGTAACAAACAATACGACAGCGATAAGGGATACATGATGTTGCCAAGTGACATGGCGTTAGTACAAGATGATAAATTTCGTAAGATTGTAAAAGCTTTTGCTGATGACCAAgactatttttttaaagttttttctGTTGGTTTTACtaaaatattagaaaatGGTATTGATTTTCCCAAGGAGAACAAACCACACTATTTTAAGACTTTGGATGAGCAAGATTTGTGA
- the SNA3 gene encoding Sna3p (similar to Saccharomyces cerevisiae YJL151C | SNA3 | Sensitivity to NA+): MSFSRFSLNKNDILLILVSLVLPFYAVIVRCGFWSKDFLINILLTLMYGLPGLIHSIYIIYITSTERNTDEYLNIQDELESGNTRSDAAANTDNNKGGAIRLGGADEVPAVANANTINNETVNHHAAPDNSFPPSYSEIVSPKEERSRLLGDNKIQKS; this comes from the coding sequence aTGTCATTTTCACGCttttcattaaataaaaacgatattttattaattttggtATCATTAGTATTACCATTTTATGCAGTTATTGTTCGTTGCGGGTTCTGGAGTAAAGATTTTTTGATCAACATTTTATTGACTCTGATGTATGGTCTACCAGGATTAATCCACAGCATTTACATAATATATATCACCAGTACCGAGAGAAACACTGATGAGTATTTAAACATACAGGATGAGTTAGAAAGTGGCAACACAAGAAGTGATGCTGCTGCCAACactgataataacaaaggCGGTGCTATTCGATTAGGTGGTGCAGATGAAGTTCCTGCCGTTGCTAACGctaatactattaataatgaaacTGTAAATCACCACGCTGCTCCTGACAACTCGTTTCCACCATCCTATAGTGAAATTGTGTCTCCAAAAGAAGAACGTTCAAGATTACTAGGTGATaacaaaattcaaaaatcaTAG
- the VPS35 gene encoding retromer subunit VPS35 (similar to Saccharomyces cerevisiae YJL154C | VPS35 | Vacuolar Protein Sorting), whose amino-acid sequence MTTASNSNVTTYSNKLESAIFNIKQQTILMQRCLTQSRLMDAFKYTSAMLTELRNPNLSPKQYYELYIMIYDSMTILSQYLIDNHPKKHHLTDLYELVQYAGNILPRLYLMITVGASFLTIPNSPKIEILKDMIEMCRGVQHPIRGLFLRYYLMQRTKWFFDNVDDNAAESELKMFKIDFITTNFIEMNKLWVRLQHQGPLRERDLRTRERKELQVLIGANLVRLSQTITDKDVDIYSNNILPRILEQVIHCRDVVSQEYLLDVIIQVFPDELHLKTLEQLLNCTLQLSPKSAISKIIVCLIERLNRYKNRESDDEGREFDVSAAILNNDKGTGMFFTFWKYLNTLDEERPDLPLKEFILLVNALLKLTISWDATNVSNIDSLFKFMLEKQKDYPSSQENNLMYKQLLSLNKFTKYTAINNNNNNNNNNNNNNNNEGKLCVDKKENLFFNIITKCNYYGCFLLGLKNKDIKLEICCDILTALFELNQLQPNVFRLTEKNEINQFLQICEPILSIEDKSNAINLEKIAKLIHLIYNVSIDEHYDLLTSTHLWINAKNSGNSINSISFAIFPSLITNYWKLIRKLYKMEKYQGKQMLLKQMFKSIARCVNDINEERELMNRPNNQQQQSSDNNNSNIDLAFKLNIQTAALADQLKLNEISYDFFTQAFIIFEDALTDSQTQSQRILYMAQALQKSRNLYNKNGTANNSYYDNLITRCTLHGSRLLQKPDQCRAVYSCSHLWWATELPTLGEEEGVTQNFYRDGKRVLECLQRSLRVADSVMDNVSGCELMVEILNVCLYYFIHGESTHITVKYINGLIALIKTNLQYLERESKQISEYEGNGDFVDGVARKEERKELEQQREGEEETESMEEGRGGSQQQFSRENLTSNIGYFGTNSALSSSKSGATIVEDNGAISVDGHSSITNGKTNKYCGNINFGIDGSIIIDNSLNQNVNASTNSNTPPVVNLTILLKDNQFQKAYNKIPEQFFKRTLLYIKDQRKVDDRFKLIVL is encoded by the coding sequence ATGACCACCGCTAGTAACAGCAACGTAACCACTTATTCTAATAAACTGGAATCtgctatttttaatataaaacagCAAACCATATTAATGCAAAGATGCTTAACTCAATCCAGGCTAATGGATGCATTTAAATACACCTCAGCAATGTTGACTGAGCTAAGAAACCCAAATCTATCACCAAAGCAATATTATGAACTATACATCATGATCTATGATTCAATGACCATTCTATCGCAATATCTAATAGATAATCACCCAAAAAAACATCATTTAACTGATCTGTACGAATTGGTCCAATATGCAGGTAATATTCTACCACGTTTATATCTAATGATCACTGTAGGCGCCTCCTTTTTGACCATTCCCAATAGTCctaaaattgaaatattaaagGATATGATTGAGATGTGTCGTGGTGTACAACATCCGATCAGAGGTTTGTTTTTacgttattatttgatgCAAAGAACAAAATGGTTTTTTGATAACGTTGACGATAATGCCGCTGAAAGTGAATTGAAGATGTTTAAAATAGACTTTATTACAACCAACTTTATtgaaatgaataaattatGGGTTAGGTTACAACACCAAGGACCTTTAAGGGAAAGGGATTTGCGGACTAGAGAGCGTAAGGAATTGCAAGTTTTAATTGGCGCTAATTTAGTTAGATTGTCGCAGACGATTACTGATAAGGATGTTGATATTTATTCCAATAATATATTGCCACGTATTTTAGAACAGGTTATTCATTGTAGAGATGTGGTTTCCCAAGAGTATTTATTGGATGTTATAATTCAGGTTTTCCCCGATGAATTACATTTGAAGACTCTAGAGcaacttttaaattgtaCTTTGCAATTGTCGCCTAAATCGGCAATTAGTAAAATTATAGTTTGTTTAATTGAAAGATTAAACAGGTATAAAAACAGGGAAAGTGATGATGAAGGAAGAGAGTTCGATGTTTCCGCTGCTATTCtgaataatgataaagGCACTGGTAtgtttttcactttttgGAAGTATCTAAATACTTTGGATGAAGAAAGACCAGATTTGCCCttaaaagaatttattttattagttaatGCCTTATTAAAGTTGACAATTTCGTGGGACGCAACCAATGTTAGTAATATTGATAGcttgtttaaatttatgctagaaaaacaaaaagattaTCCTTCAAGTCAAGAAAACAATTTGATGTACAAGCAATTGTTATCGCTAAATAAATTTACGAAGTACACTgctataaataataataataataataataataataataataataataataataatgaggGAAAGCTTTGTGTGGATAAGAAGGAgaacttattttttaatattataactaaATGTAATTATTATGGCTGTTTTCTACTaggtttaaaaaataaggatATTAAGCTAGAAATTTGCTGTGATATTTTGACTGCATTATTTGAGTTGAACCAGCTACAACCAAATGTATTTAGACTTAcggaaaaaaatgaaataaaccAATTTTTACAGATATGTGAACCCATATTAAGTATCGAGGACAAAAGTAATGCAATAAACTTGGAGAAAATTGCTAAACTCAtccatttaatttataatgTCTCCATTGATGAACATTATGATTTGTTAACTTCAACACATCTGTGGATAAATGCCAAAAATTCCGGGAATAGCATTAATAGCATCAGTTTTGCTATTTTTCCATCCTTAATCACCAACTATTGGAAGCTAATTAGGAAATTGtataaaatggaaaaatatCAAGGCAAACAAATGTTATTGAAACAAATGTTTAAGTCAATAGCCAGATGCGTTAACGATATTAATGAAGAAAGGGAATTGATGAATAGACCAAACAACCAGCAACAACAGTCTagtgacaataataacagtaacaTCGATTTAGcctttaaattaaatattcaaaCCGCTGCATTGGCCGATCAGCTGAAGTTAAACGAAATTTCGTATGATTTTTTCACACAGGcctttataatttttgaagATGCCTTGACTGATTCCCAAACACAATCTCAGCGTATACTGTATATGGCCCAAGCTCTACAAAAATCAAGAAACTTGTATAACAAGAATGGTACCGCCAATAACTCCTATTACGACAATCTAATTACAAGATGTACATTACATGGTTCTAGACTATTGCAAAAACCAGACCAATGTAGGGCAGTATATTCGTGTTCCCATTTGTGGTGGGCTACGGAGTTGCCAACATTGGGTGAAGAAGAAGGCGTTAcacaaaatttttatagaGATGGCAAAAGGGTATTGGAATGCTTGCAAAGATCGTTGAGGGTTGCAGACTCGGTCATGGACAATGTCTCTGGATGCGAATTGATGGTCGAAATATTGAATGTctgtttatattatttcatTCACGGAGAATCTACCCATATTACCGTTAAATACATTAATGGTTTGATCGCATTGATTAAGACTAATTTACAGTATTTAGAAAGAGAAAGCAAACAAATTAGTGAATATGAAGGAAATGGTGATTTTGTAGATGGTGTTGCTaggaaagaagaaagaaaagaattgGAACAACAAAGAGagggagaagaagaaacaGAATCTATGGAAGAAGGAAGAGGGGGatcacaacaacaattttcTAGAGAAAACTTGACATCAAATATTGGCTATTTTGGTACGAATTCGGCactttcttcttccaaaAGCGGTGCTACGATTGTAGAAGATAATGGGGCCATCTCTGTGGATGGTCATAGTAGCATCACCAACGGTAAGACTAACAAGTATTGTGGTAATATAAACTTTGGTATTGACGGTTCTATTATAATTGACAATAGTTTGAATCAAAATGTAAACGCCTCTACAAATTCAAATACTCCGCCTGTTGTTAATTTAACCATATTATTGAAGGATAATCAATTTCAAAAGGCTTATAATAAGATACCGGAACAGTTTTTCAAAAGGACATTATTATACATTAAAGATCAAAGAAAAGTTGACGATCGTTTCAAGTTGATTGTATTATAA
- the PAM17 gene encoding Pam17p (similar to Saccharomyces cerevisiae YKR065C | PAM17 | Presequence translocase-Associated Motor): protein MLTRNILIKNSPAITTTRTVLFNNLLLKRNLSSTHITNTNQITEEHIKDSKNLTWSEFFNLRKSERRLNMGSSIFTAFIGSNLSWSYISTMEIDPTQTILGFDPLLVIVAGIMSCAGLGFLCGPVLGTMLFNFKNSNNLKSYSAKNKIFLEHVIKNRVDASSQSFSNPVPDYYGEKIGSLVEYRQWLRDCHTYRNKAKEFI from the coding sequence ATGTTGACTAGAAACATCCTTATCAAAAATTCCCCTGCAATTACGACCACCAGAACCGttcttttcaataatttattattaaaaaggaaTTTAAGTAGCACTCATATTACCAATACCAACCAAATCACTGAAGAACATATTAAAGATTCCAAGAATTTAACATGGTCTgagtttttcaatttaagAAAGAGCGAACGTAGACTAAATATGGGCTCATCAATTTTTACAGCTTTTATTGGTTCTAATTTGTCCTGGAGTTATATTTCTACAATGGAAATTGATCCAACCCAAACCATCTTGGGATTTGATCCATTACTTGTTATCGTTGCTGGTATTATGTCATGCGCAGGGCTAGGATTTTTATGTGGTCCAGTTTTAGGAACCatgttatttaattttaagaattctaacaatttaaaaagttactctgccaaaaataaaattttcttgGAACATGTTATCAAAAATAGAGTTGATGCTTCTTCCCAAAGTTTCTCTAATCCAGTTCCAGATTACTATGGTGAAAAGATTGGGTCTTTGGTTGAATATAGACAGTGGCTAAGAGATTGTCATACTTACAGAAATAAGGCTAaagaatttatttaa
- the LAS1 gene encoding rRNA-processing protein LAS1 (similar to Saccharomyces cerevisiae YKR063C | LAS1 | Lethal in the Absence of SSD1-v), whose product MKNKFKARLIAWYNEEDDWELLKSSLYSKKIDEIELAIKKLQLYKALKPSLLPHAIDMTACLREAQIFDYNHTHYAFNTNMEKNLPTTGKVSDSSTSLTTSNIIKHNYSIILIRFVNGLLDPIQKSKFAIPLLQLAAELKLPTWFVELRHQSTHERNLPSLEILRFACEQSIFWLWNNYWNTVPGQKVGNLVSALNDDDDDDDDDDDDDDSDGDKTTENEWNQKFREIVNLYKDIYPWLNNIENKKYWDANFSKGIKQSKFTEITDGKSDNNRSTDKIVDLKLSKLDQLIRNIKQLWNKYTNKRPTFIELLFSELLDENDGILLRICYQKLNNFDVHYFDGIMNYSNNNDDTCNKFINMIDCEQFINQYNRTWRSKVQNSVHCIKNDTALMLFEKIKGRLPRNMVRSYQRKSRGNDKNYRFTNYINFIGDLDSYRVETNTESSTTLIEKKRTSDKVEDREKVAEEVQSSQIAKKLDSVENILADINKLKKQKVELRDDENNNNDIVTTLYRWEPAQDWEPRPIGIL is encoded by the coding sequence atgaaaaataaatttaaagctAGATTGATTGCATGGTATAATGAAGAGGATGATTGGgaacttttaaaatcaagtttatattccaaaaaaattgatgaaATAGAACttgcaattaaaaaattacaattgTATAAAGCATTAAAACCATCTTTGTTGCCACACGCTATAGATATGACTGCTTGTTTAAGAGAGGCACAAATATTTGATTACAATCATACACATTATGCCTTTAACACAAATATGGAGAAAAATTTACCGACTACTGGAAAGGTTTCAGATTCTTCTACTAGCTTAACCACAAGTAACATAATTAAACATAATTATTCCATAATCTTGATCAGATTTGTTAATGGTTTGCTAGATCCAATACAAAAATCTAAATTTGCCATTCCATTGCTACAATTAGCAGCAGAGTTAAAATTGCCTACGTGGTTTGTTGAATTAAGACATCAATCCACACATGAGAGGAATTTACCTAGCCTGGAGATTTTAAGATTTGCCTGTGAACAATCGATTTTCTGGTTATGGAACAATTATTGGAATACTGTACCAGGTCAAAAAGTGGGTAATTTGGTAAGTGCTttaaatgatgatgatgatgatgatgacgacGACGACGACGATGATGATAGTGACGGAGACAAGACCACGGAGAATGAATGGAATCAAAAATTTCGGGAAATAGTCAATTTGTATAAAGATATCTATCCATGGTTGAACAATATtgagaataaaaaatattgggaCGCAAACTTTAGTAAAGGCATCAAACAATCCAAATTTACTGAGATTACTGATGGTAAAAGTGATAACAACCGTTCAACTGATAAAATAGTAGATTTAAAATTGAGTAAATTAGACCAATTAATCAggaatataaaacaattatgGAATAAATATACTAATAAACGCCCAACTTTTATTGAGTTATTATTTAGTGAATTGCTGGATGAAAATGATGGTATATTACTAAGAATATGCtaccaaaaattaaacaactTTGACGttcattattttgatgGTATTATGAATTatagcaacaacaatgacGACACATGTAATAAATTCATTAATATGATTGATTGTGAACAATTTATAAATCAATATAATAGAACCTGGCGAAGTAAAGTCCAAAATAGCGTACATTGTATTAAGAATGACACTGCGTTGATGTTGTTTGAAAAGATTAAGGGGAGACTGCCAAGAAACATGGTTAGAAGTTATCAGAGAAAATCACGTGGAAACGATAAAAACTATAGATTCACTAACtacattaattttatagGAGATCTAGATTCTTACAGAGTCGAAACCAATACGGAATCTTCCACCACTTTGatcgaaaaaaaaagaacatcAGACAAGGTGGAAGATAGGGAAAAAGTGGCAGAAGAAGTCCAAAGCAGCCAGATAGCGAAAAAATTGGACTCTGTAGAAAACATACTGGCGGAtatcaataaattaaagaagCAAAAGGTTGAGTTAAGggatgatgaaaataacaataatgacaTTGTTACTACCTTATATAGATGGGAACCTGCACAAGACTGGGAACCTAGACCGATTGGGATTTTATAA
- the RPA34 gene encoding DNA-directed RNA polymerase I subunit RPA34 (similar to Saccharomyces cerevisiae YJL148W | RPA34 | RNA Polymerase A) produces the protein MTSVQATNTSTFKNKSKHLSKEYISDADSDDEYTGQNYADRKYEPPKNYKQVKHLKLLDKNMEHGKKEIWLIKAPVDLDISKLKSLPIDFNLSTDGNNVATHNTSIDIENNNNNALKIRSNDSSTNTSFKIREDLSQEVQNTYQLLISNNSKTAFKFENGNTSGTNKKSKNKSKTIIDKFFTITASSTIPSIDYNKVKTARSNVEQIKGLKMEHFATGYDSKDYLAEDNTDIKTSTNNTAKKHKHHKHSSSKKEHRHHSHNGKVHKDKSTSSSQKN, from the coding sequence ATGACGAGTGTTCAAGCCACTAACACGTccacttttaaaaataaaagtaaacaCCTTTCTAAAGAATATATAAGTGATGCTGATAGTGATGATGAATATACTGGCCAGAATTATGCGGATAGAAAATATGAACCACCAAAGAATTATAAACAAGTCAAACATTTAAAGCTACTAGACAAAAACATGGAGCACggtaaaaaggaaatttgGCTAATCAAAGCCCCAGTGGATTTGGACATTTCTAAATTGAAAAGCTTACCAATTGATTTCAATTTATCTACTGATGGTAATAATGTTGCTACTCATAACACTTCCATTGATATTGagaacaataacaataatgcaCTAAAAATTCGGTCGAATGATAGCAGCACCAATACATCATTTAAGATTAGGGAAGATTTGAGTCAAGAGGTGCAAAATACGTatcaattattaattagCAATAACTCGAAAACAGcatttaaatttgaaaatggCAACACTTCTGGTACTAATaagaaaagtaaaaataaaagcaagACAATTATCGATAAGTTTTTCACTATTACTGCTAGTTCCACCATCCCATCCATAgattataataaagttaaaacaGCAAGATCTAATGTCGAACAAATTAAAGGATTAAAAATGGAACATTTTGCTACAGGGTATGATAGTAAAGATTACCTAGCAGAAGACAATACTGATATTAAAACTTCTACAAACAATACAGCCAAGAAACACAAGCATCATAAACACAGTAGTAGTAAAAAGGAACATCGTCATCATTCCCACAATGGTAAAGTTCATAAGGATAAATCAACAAGTAGCagtcaaaaaaattaa
- the DAS1 gene encoding SCF ubiquitin ligase complex subunit DAS1 (similar to Saccharomyces cerevisiae YJL149W | DAS1 | Dst1-delta 6-Azauracil Sensitivity) — translation MPGYSSNNYSSKNGKPSTFDICALDDHLLFEVFSHLQQNDRLILCLVNKRFKKLAMQLIYRRIYLNDSNVVRSEYMNLAINWTLLYIPKCLSEEESRRIANLKLQKLIWAFSVNPNETLRNVGWIRINWDLDSVLQRKIVEMCCNESPKLFRLENVTDPNCNETIAYGKYSSKNVTSFEMAPPNSMPERKVDPMYIPNFIKYMSMRLTTHIKRLTLFIDPVILFTKLYPLKDNKLQLTDLKLHWRREFFDIDYHLPIPTPRLSDFFDSRSLRILTVISWNDVLLEREDQMLKEISDFHELEDLSLISVQQKSFILCELFRGNFPRLKRLKMDFLNNFMPDNTRIDVFLSIIKYCKNLEFLDIKLDGYYDQPIIQRNNSPSADNNSTRSHTSIRLSCNCHCESCTNTLKNVLMDKLLYKGQDDMYIKSFLDLKAKDIFSMMRYFSLLPYSKACDQYPSVRTQPTSLKDFVDTINKIILAYRASRYNEVENGSNNNDNIEDELLSLGRILLTEKDVIGCIHMLIHHYKRTYKILLNALPHLRFLVLNDIPSCIVEEEYGYCKRRRVVEPVFYHYGYKSNLYDE, via the coding sequence ATGCCTGGATATAGCTCCAACAATTATTCTAGTAAAAATGGTAAACCATCCACCTTCGATATTTGTGCTTTAGATGATCACTTACTATTTGAAGTATTTTCTCATTTGCAACAAAATGATAGACTAATTTTATGTTTAGTgaataaaagatttaaaaaactaGCGATGCAATTAATCTACAGgagaatatatttaaatgattCCAATGTGGTTAGAAGTGAATATATGAACCTAGCAATTAATTGGACATTATTGTACATCCCTAAGTGTCTTAGTGAAGAAGAAAGCAGAAGGATCGCTAATTTGAAGTTACAAAAGTTAATATGGGCGTTTAGTGTAAATCCAAACGAAACATTACGTAACGTTGGCTGGATCAGAATAAATTGGGATTTAGACTCTGTGttacaaagaaaaattgtaGAAATGTGTTGCAACGAGAGTCCCAAGTTATTTCGGCTAGAGAATGTTACTGATCCAAATTGCAATGAAACGATTGCGTATGGGAAATACTCTAGTAAGAATGTAACTAGTTTTGAAATGGCGCCCCCAAACTCCATGCCTGAAAGAAAAGTTGACCCAATGTATATACcaaactttattaaatacATGAGTATGAGACTAACCACCCATATTAAGAGATTgactttatttattgatcCAGTGATACTTTTCACCAAATTGTATCCATTGAAAGATAATAAACTACAATTGACAGACTTAAAATTACATTGGAGGAGGGAGTTCTTTGATATCGATTACCATTTGCCCATACCCACCCCTAGATTAAGCGACTTTTTTGACAGTAGATCTTTGAGAATATTGACCGTTATATCTTGGAACGACGTGTTGTTGGAACGAGAGGACCAGATGTTGAAGGAAATTAGCGATTTCCACGAATTGGAAGATTTGTCGCTTATTTCTGTTCAACAGAAATCCTTTATACTATGTGAATTGTTTAGAGGTAACTTCCCACGTTTAAAAAGATTGAAGATGGATTttctaaataattttatgcCTGATAACACTAGGATCgatgtttttttaagtaTCATAAAATATTGTAAGAATTTGGAATTTTTAGATATAAAATTAGATGGTTACTATGATCAACCTATTATACAAAGGAACAATAGCCCAAGTGCAGATAACAACAGTACCAGAAGCCATACGAGCATCAGGTTAAGTTGTAATTGTCATTGTGAATCTTGCACtaatacattaaaaaatgttttgatGGATAAATTACTTTATAAGGGCCAAGACGATATgtatattaaaagttttttagATCTGAAGGCAAAGGATATCTTTAGCATGATGcgatatttttcattattgcCTTATTCCAAAGCGTGTGACCAATATCCGAGTGTACGTACACAGCCTACAagtttaaaagattttgtGGACAcgataaataaaataattttagcATATAGAGCATCGAGGTATAATGAAGTTGAGAATGGCAGTAACAATAACGACAATATAGAAGACGAACTACTGTCATTGGGACGTATTTTATTGACAGAGAAAGATGTTATTGGATGCATTCATATGCTTATACATCATTATAAACGCacttataaaattttgttgaatGCACTACCTCATTTGAGGTTTTTGGTTTTGAACGATATTCCTAGTTGTATTGTGGAAGAAGAGTACGGTTATtgtaaaagaagaagagttGTGGAGCCtgttttttatcattatggTTATAAAAGTAATTTATATGATGAGTAA